The genomic DNA TTATAAAACGAATAGGAAAGAAAATCAATAGTTACATAATTAGACAAAAATATTAAAATATTGTAGAATTAAGCTTAATAATAAATGTTTAACAGTATTACTGCTTATAGGGGAGGTTAACTATGACACAAAAGAAGCTATCAAGGAAAGAAAAAGTTTTAATTTGCTTGAAAAGGTTAACAGAAGAACACTTGAACTTTAATAATGGCATTAGATTTGGATTTGATGCAGAATATATAGCTACTGAAGTAGGTATAAATAGAAGTAATGCTAGTAAGGAATTAAATCAATTAATAAAAGAAAGTATTATTATAAAGATAAAGGGTAAGCCTGTTCAGTACTTATATAAAGAAAGTATTGAGAGTATTTTAGGAAAGAAACTAAATAAAGGGATATTTGATAATATTAACTCTATAAACGAATATAGTGAAAATGATTCTATCAAAGATGAGTATATTTTAGAGAGTATAAAAAAAGAGAACAATATTTTTAATTTAGTAGGATGTGATGGAAGTTTAAGGTCCCAAATAGAACAGGCTAAAGCAGCAGTAATATATCCACCTAAGGGGTTGAGTACATTAATAATAGGACCTACAGGAGTTGGTAAATCTATATTTGCAGAATATATGTATAAGTATAGTTTAACTATAAAAGAAGATAGTGATAATGCACCATTTATCATATTTAACTGTGCTGATTATTCTGATAATCAGCAATTATTATTAGCGCAGCTTTTTGGATATGTAAAAGGAGCATTTACTGGAGCTGATAAAGATAAGTATGGTATTGTACATGAAGCTAATAATGGAGTATTGTTTTTAGATGAAGTTCATAGATTATCTGCAGAGGGACAAGAAATGCTATTTCTGCTTATGGATAAAGGGATATATAGAAGGTTAGGAGAGGCTAATAAGGTACACGAGTGTAGAGTTATGATAATTGCAGCCACTACAGAAGACCCAGAAACAGCAATGTTGGAAACGTTTTTAAGAAGAATACCTGTAACTATAAAGATTCCGTCTTTAGAGGAAAGAGGCTTTCAAGAGAGAATGAAGCTTATATGTTATTTTTTTAAAGAAGAGAGTGTTAGGATTGGTGTTAAGTTAAAGGTTTCAAAAGAAGTTATTAAGGCATTTATTTTATATAAGTGTAAGGGAAATATAGGCCAATTAAAAAGCGATATACAATTAATTTGTGCAAGAGCTTTTTTAGATTATATGACCTATAAAAGGGAATGTGTATATGTAAGGCTCTCTCTTCTACCAAATAATATTAGAGAATCATTATATGGAAATAATAGAAAAGAGGAGTTTGTACAAAATTTCAGTTTTATTGGAAAAGATGATATTATTTTTTTACCAGAAGAAAAGGATTTTGAAAGTGAAAATTTATTAATAGAAAATAAAAAATATGATTTAGATTTTTATGGAATGATAAAAGAAACTTGGAATAAACTTCAACAAGAAGGTATTAAAGAGTCACAAATTAGAAGTGTTATAGATGGAGACATACAGAAGTATTCCTATAATTTAATGAATACTTTTATATATAATAGTAGTAATCAAACAGCTTATAACAACATTGTTAATGATTCAATTGCAACTACTGTAAAATATATTTTACAAAAGCATGATAAATGGAGCAAAAGAGAAGGATTAGATAAATTAATAAAAGCTATAGCTTTACATATTCAGAATTTAATTGAAAGAATAAAGATTGGAAATATAGTAAAGCATCCTAATAAAGATGAAATTATGAAGGAAAGAGCATATGAATATAACATAGCAAAAGAAATATTATCTAACATGTCATTAATGTATGGAGTAGAGTTTCCAGAAGATGAAGCAATTTTTTTAGCAACATTTCTTTATTTATCGTATGTGGGATTAAATGAGGAGAGTATAGCAATATTAGTCATAATGCATGGTGAATCTACAGCATCTAGCATGGTGAATGTAGCCAATACTTTACTGGATTGTAACCATGCAGTGGCAATTAATATGGGATTAGAAGATAGAGTTCAGGATATTTTAGTACAAGCTGTAGAAATAGCCAATAAAATTGATAAAGGAAAAGGAATTTTAATTTTAACTGATATGGGGTCTATTTTAACATTTGCTAAAGTTATTCGTGATGCTACAGGAAAAGAAGTAAAAGCAATAGATATGGTAAGTACACCTATTGTAATAGAAGCAACTAGAAAGGCTCTAACTCCAGAAATGACATTAGAGAAATTATATTTTAATATTATAGAATCTATAAAGAAACATTATGGAGATATGGAAGTTACATATGCTGAAAAAGATAATGGTGGTAGATATTTTGATAGATTACTAATTGATAATATTAGTAAAACTTTGACTTTTTTAAATGGGGAAAAGGCTTATTTTATATTAAAAGAAGTAATTAATAGAATTAGTGAACACTATTCTTTAGTAATTCAAGATGAACTTTTAGTAAAGTTTATATTTCATTGTTCATGTATGATTGAAAGAGTAATAATAAAAGAGTCTTTAGTTTATAAATCATATGAAGAAAGAATTAGTAGAAATAAAGAATTATATTTAGTTATAAAAGAAAGTTTTAAGCTAGTAGAAGAGACATTCGATATAATTATTTCAGATATGGAATATGCAAATATATTAGATATATTTGAATCACAATATGATACAGATAAATTCAAAAGTTGATACAAAATTTAAAAATAGCCAAAAGGCTATCTTTTTTTTACTTTTTTTGATACAGATTTGATACAGGTTGAAAAAATCTTTTGATACATATCGAAATAATAAGTTTTTAAAAAAAATTGAGTAAAAAGTTTTGATTAAATCCTGTAAAATAGCCATTTGTTATTGATACACATAAGTTGGCACGGCAATTGCTTATATAAAAAGTGACAAGAAAAGTGAGGTGAAATTGGTGATAGGAATAATAGTTATGACTCATGGGAGTTTTAGTGAAGAAATTATAAAAAGCTGTGAACTTATTGCAGGACCAGCAGAAAGAACAGCAGCAATTAAACTAAATAGGAATGATAATATTGAAGACTTAAATAAAAATTTTGTAGAAAAGTTAAATGAATTAGATGAAGGTGACGGAGTTTTAGTATTAGCTGACCTATTAGGAGGTTCGCCAAGTAATGTTGCAAGTTTAAACCTTAAAAAAGGTGGCAAGTTTCATGCACTTACTGGAGTAAATCTTCCAATGCTACTTGAAGCTTTAATTAATAGAGAGGGAAAAAGTTTAGAAGAGTTAGCAGAAGCATGTATTGAAGCAGGACAAACTGGTATAAACAATATTAATAAAGTTCTTAGCTCAATGTAATAGAAAAAGGAGTTTGATTAAAAATGTCTTTAGTAAAATATTGCAGATGTGATGATAGATTAATACATGGTCAAGTTATATATAAATGGGTTAAGCATCTAGGTGTAAAAAAGATAGTAGTAGTAGATGATGAAACAACCAATGATGTTATTGCTAAAGGTTTGATAAAAATGGCAGCACCAAAGAATATTGATTTATCAATATTAACTGTAAGTGAATCAAGGAGATATTTTTATAATAATCAAGCTGATGATAACGTTTTTGTATTAATTAAAAATTTAGATACTGCAAATAGAATGATAGAAGAAGGGATTAATATCAAAAAACTTATTGTTGGAAGAATACCTACAGGAATAGGAAAAAAGAAAATATCTCAAAATGTATACATTAATAAAAAAGAGTTTCTTTTAATAGATGAATTTATTAAAAAGAATATTAATGTATCAATTCAAATGGTACCTGATGAAGAAGAAGTAGAATTAAACCAAAATATTAATCGCTATAAAGGAGAGTTTATTTAGCAATGAATAAATATAAGGTAATCATACTGTGCCATGGAACTTGGGGAAAAGTCTTAGTAGAAGAAACAAATAAAAACTTTGGATTGTCAAATCAATATGAAGTTTTATCACTAAGTTCTGAAAAAGATGTTTCTGTATTTATGAAAGAGGTTGAAGAAGTAGTAGATAAAGAAGATGTGAAAATTATAATATCAGATTTATATGGAGGATCTACATCAAGTGTTGCAATAGCTGTTGCTATAAGAAGAGGAATAGATGCAATAAATGGACTTAGCTTACAGACAATTTTAATCGTAGATGAAGAATTAAGCAAAGAAGATAAATTACATACATTACCAGAAAGAATCGTCAAAAAAAATAATAACCTTTGTGTGGATTTAATTAAAGAATTTAAAAAAATATAAATTATGAGGTGAATATAATGGCAAAAATAACATTAGTAAGAGTAGACCACAGATTAATTCATGGGCAAGTTATAACAAAATGGGTAAAAATCGCTCAAGCTCAAAAAATAATAATAGTTGATGACTTCTTAGGTCAAGATGAATTTATGGCTGACATATATAAAATGGCAGCACCATCAGGAGTAGAAGTAGTTATTTTAACAGCAGAAGATGCGGGACAAGCATTCCAAAACAACACTTTAGGAGATAAAAATATATTTATTCTATTTAAAAATGTTGATATGGCAAATAAGGCTTATAAAGCTGGACTTAAATATGAAAAGATTCAATTAGGAGGTATTCCAAATGAAGCAGGAAAGAAAATGGTGTTTACAGCTGTTTCATTAGGAAATGAGGATGTAGAACAACTTAATGAACTTAATGAAAATGGGGTTGAAATAGTCCTACAAGTTATACCAGAGGAATCATCTATGACATATGAAAATGCGTTAAAGAAATTTAAATAAAAAATATAAATTAGGAGGAATTATAAATGGAATCTGTTTTGATGTTGGCAATTGTAACAGGATTATGGTATTGGTTTGCAGCAGGTCTTGCAGGGTATACCCTTTTCTCAACACTAAAGTCTCCTTTATTTATAGGTTTTAGCCTTGGATTACTTTGGGGTGATGTAACAACTGGTATGATTGTTGGTGCAAGTATAGAAATGGTTTATCTAGGAAT from Clostridioides difficile ATCC 9689 = DSM 1296 includes the following:
- a CDS encoding sigma-54-dependent transcriptional regulator yields the protein MTQKKLSRKEKVLICLKRLTEEHLNFNNGIRFGFDAEYIATEVGINRSNASKELNQLIKESIIIKIKGKPVQYLYKESIESILGKKLNKGIFDNINSINEYSENDSIKDEYILESIKKENNIFNLVGCDGSLRSQIEQAKAAVIYPPKGLSTLIIGPTGVGKSIFAEYMYKYSLTIKEDSDNAPFIIFNCADYSDNQQLLLAQLFGYVKGAFTGADKDKYGIVHEANNGVLFLDEVHRLSAEGQEMLFLLMDKGIYRRLGEANKVHECRVMIIAATTEDPETAMLETFLRRIPVTIKIPSLEERGFQERMKLICYFFKEESVRIGVKLKVSKEVIKAFILYKCKGNIGQLKSDIQLICARAFLDYMTYKRECVYVRLSLLPNNIRESLYGNNRKEEFVQNFSFIGKDDIIFLPEEKDFESENLLIENKKYDLDFYGMIKETWNKLQQEGIKESQIRSVIDGDIQKYSYNLMNTFIYNSSNQTAYNNIVNDSIATTVKYILQKHDKWSKREGLDKLIKAIALHIQNLIERIKIGNIVKHPNKDEIMKERAYEYNIAKEILSNMSLMYGVEFPEDEAIFLATFLYLSYVGLNEESIAILVIMHGESTASSMVNVANTLLDCNHAVAINMGLEDRVQDILVQAVEIANKIDKGKGILILTDMGSILTFAKVIRDATGKEVKAIDMVSTPIVIEATRKALTPEMTLEKLYFNIIESIKKHYGDMEVTYAEKDNGGRYFDRLLIDNISKTLTFLNGEKAYFILKEVINRISEHYSLVIQDELLVKFIFHCSCMIERVIIKESLVYKSYEERISRNKELYLVIKESFKLVEETFDIIISDMEYANILDIFESQYDTDKFKS
- a CDS encoding PTS sugar transporter subunit IIA, producing MIGIIVMTHGSFSEEIIKSCELIAGPAERTAAIKLNRNDNIEDLNKNFVEKLNELDEGDGVLVLADLLGGSPSNVASLNLKKGGKFHALTGVNLPMLLEALINREGKSLEELAEACIEAGQTGINNINKVLSSM
- a CDS encoding PTS sugar transporter subunit IIB, whose translation is MSLVKYCRCDDRLIHGQVIYKWVKHLGVKKIVVVDDETTNDVIAKGLIKMAAPKNIDLSILTVSESRRYFYNNQADDNVFVLIKNLDTANRMIEEGINIKKLIVGRIPTGIGKKKISQNVYINKKEFLLIDEFIKKNINVSIQMVPDEEEVELNQNINRYKGEFI
- a CDS encoding PTS sugar transporter subunit IIA encodes the protein MNKYKVIILCHGTWGKVLVEETNKNFGLSNQYEVLSLSSEKDVSVFMKEVEEVVDKEDVKIIISDLYGGSTSSVAIAVAIRRGIDAINGLSLQTILIVDEELSKEDKLHTLPERIVKKNNNLCVDLIKEFKKI
- a CDS encoding PTS system mannose/fructose/N-acetylgalactosamine-transporter subunit IIB; translation: MAKITLVRVDHRLIHGQVITKWVKIAQAQKIIIVDDFLGQDEFMADIYKMAAPSGVEVVILTAEDAGQAFQNNTLGDKNIFILFKNVDMANKAYKAGLKYEKIQLGGIPNEAGKKMVFTAVSLGNEDVEQLNELNENGVEIVLQVIPEESSMTYENALKKFK